The Melopsittacus undulatus isolate bMelUnd1 chromosome 21, bMelUnd1.mat.Z, whole genome shotgun sequence region ACACCGGCACCAACACCGGTACCAACACCAACACTGGCACCAACACCGGCACTAACACCAACACCGGCACAGGACTATTCCGACAGGGAATCTGGTGCCGGATCCTGATTGTCGCCTCTTTTGGAGGCAGTTCCGCAGGGACCTGATCAAGACCATTCCCATTGGGATCATTTCCATCCCTCCCTTCGCCAACTTCCTGGTCATCGTCCTCATGTGAGTATGGCCACGACcttggggtccatgggggtctTAGGGCTGTAACCAAGGAGACACCTCCATCCCTTGCTGTATCCATGCTCTTCCCAATGTCctttcccttccagcctgcttGATCCCAGCTTAATCCCATTCAATCCCTGTGGTTCCCatttctgctccctgctccagccccagtgctCAATGCTGGGACTGGGTCTGGTTGGTGTCATTGTCACTGGTCTGCATGGAGCAAACCCATAACCAGGTCCCATATGGCACCAGAGGGGATGGGAAGCTCTGCAGGGGGATCTGGCCAGGCTGGATCCATGGATGTGCCCATGGGATGAGCTTCAGGAAGGCAAAGAGCTGGGTCCTGTACTTGGGCCATAACAACCCTATGGGATGGTGCAGGATGCAcctggaatcctgtgctcagctgtgGGGCCATCaatgcaagagagaccttgGATGGGGCCATAGGAgggaatggggctggagcagggaatggggcacaagggatggggaaaggctgagggatctatggggttcaatggggaagagaaggctcaggggggacctgatggagccaggatgggctctgctcccaaggaacaagggatgggacaagaggaaccagcctcaagctgcaccagggcaggtttagatggagctgaggaccaattcctgccccatggggtgctcagcattggaacaggctgcccagggcagggctggcatcagcatccctgcagtgctcacacACATGGGTTAGGGGaggccttggcagggctgggaatggttggaactggatcttggagctggtttcctgctTGATCCCATGGCTGGGATAGGGACACTCACTCTTCCCACTGCAGCATCATCCCTCCCAAGCTGGAgcccagcacttcccagcatcCATGGACAAGCATCAACAAGGGGCAGGgagacctggagaggggcttgggatgagggatgcagggatgggacaatgggaatggcttgaacctgacccagctgagctcttggtaccagctcttccctatgaggatgctgagcagctggggctgccccatcccatcaaTCccagttggacacagggattggatcatccctctcccctctccaggTATTTCTTCCCCCGGCAGCTCCTGATCCGACACTTCTGGACCCCCCAGCAGCAGTTGGAATTCCAGGACACTTATGACTCCATCCGTAGGGATTCGTATCCGGTTGTACTGGAGAGCCTGGTACAGGCAGCTCATTCCCTGCCTGACCCCCGGCTCCAGCGccgcctgcagcagctctgctcccaggtaTGGCAGCCCCATCACCTCCGGCTCCATCATCCCTATGGTGGCACCAGTACCAGCACTGGGCTCTATGGTCCTATAGGTGCAGTGTGGGTCCCATCCCAGTGTGGCTGAGCTCTGGGCAGTGAGGGCAGCGTTTGCCAGCCCTGTCCTGGCTCTCAACCGGCTCCAGGTGTCCCATGTGGTGAGTTGGGTTTGGTGCCTATGGGGAACGTGGCcctggatgggatgggaagtgGTGTCctggatgcactgggatgcagctggATCCAACTGGGGATACTGGAGCTCAATGGgcgttaaggtcccttcaaaccagGGCAGGATTCCCTGGATCGAGGCTGTTTGTCATCCCACACCCAGATTCACACCCATTACATGTCCATCCCATAATAGGGCTCATTCCTCTGCCCTCCTCTGGGTGGGACAGATTTTATAGGGAATGATGATGAAACGGGATGGGAATGTGGGTCACAATGGGGAGAGGCTCCATGTGCTCCATGTCCTGCCCCATATGGCTCCATCATCCCCTTTGGGGGGGTCTCCATCCCTATTCCCCCCTCAGCAAGCCCTAAGCCGGGTCCTGTTCCTGACCCCACACCTACCGGGTCCCATCCTGCGCCGTCGGCTCCGGAGCCACGTGCTGGAGATCCGGGAGCTGGACCTGGCCCTGCAGCGCCTGAGCCTGGGGCAGCTCCATGAGGAGGAGCTCAGAGCGGTGaggaccccccctccccataggGCCCCATAGGGTCAGCCCCATAGCGTGGTGCTGAGTGCCTGGTGCTGTGCCCTATAGGCCTGTTACCTGCGGGGCCTCAATTGCACTGACCTGGATGGGGCATCGTGCAGAGCGTGGCTGGAGCAGTGGTTGGGGCTGTCCTGCAGGCTGGAAGGtgatggtggctatggggcagctcctgccctatGGGGTCATGTGTGGGATGGgccctatggggcagctcctgctctaTGGGGTCATGGCTGGGATgagccctatggggcagctcctgccctatggggcagctcctgccctatGGGGTCATGGCTGGGATgagccctatggggcagctcctgccctatGGGGTCATGGCTGGGATgagccctatggggcagctcctgccctatGGGGTCATGTGTGGGATGGgccctatggggcagctcctgctctaTGGGGTCATGGCTGGGATgagccctatggggcagctcctgccctatggggcagctcctgccctatGGGGTCATGGCTGGGATgagccctatggggcagctcctgccctatGGGGTCATGTCTGGGATgagccctatggggcagctcctGTGCTATGGGGTCATGGCTGGGATgagccctatggggcagctcctgccctatGGGGTCATGTGTGGGATTAGCCCTAtagggcagctcctgccctatGGGGTCATGTCTGGGATgagccctatggggcagctcctgccctatGGGGTCATGTGTGGGATgagccctatggggcagctcctgccctatggggcagctcctgccctatGGGGTCATGGCTGGGATgagccctatggggcagctcctgccctatGGGGTCATGTGTGGGATgagccctatggggcagctcctgccccataggtCTCATGTGTGGGATGGGCAGTGGCTTTATGGTTATCCTATGGGGGCTCCATCCCTGAGGAATGGGATGGATGTGCCCATGTGGGTACCCCAAAGCCCACTGTAGGGTGGTGGATtgaatggggctgggggggaatggggaccCCAGAGCAGAAGGGgttgggggtgatgggggggccCCTGCAGCCTCTGGTGCTGCACTGGGATGAATGGGTTCAGTGGGGTTGGGATGCTCTGGTCCCATTGCTGTTATCCCTGCTCATCGCATGGGGTTGGACTCGAGGTGCTTTGatggtcccttccatcccatcccattccctggtcccttccatcccattccatggtcccttccaccccatcccattccatggtccatcccatcccattccatggtccatcccatcccattccctggtcccttccatcccatcccatcccatggtcccttccatcccatcccattccatggtcccttccaccccatcccattccatggtcccttccaccccatcccattccctggtcccttccaccccatcccattccatggtcccttccaccccatcccattccctggtcccttccatcccatcccattccatggtcccttccaccccatcccattccctggtcccttccaccccatcccattccatggtCCATCCCGTCCCATCCCATtgtcccttccatcccatcccatcccattgtcccttccatcccatcccattccatggtcccttccaccccatcccattccatgatcccattccctgttcccaTTCCAGCCTCCGAAGCCTCTCTCCTGGCCAACAGTCTGGTCCTGCTCTCCCTCAACTACATCAGACCCAAGGAGTGAGGCTCAGCCTAATCCCAGCCTAGTGCTGCCCAAAGCCCAGCCTGGGGGTTGAACCCCCCAACCCAAGCTGCTGCTATGGGGTAAGGACTCGGAtcccccctcctgccctggctctgctcttccccttggtgctatggggctcagctcttccccttggtgctatggggctcagctcttccccttggtgctatggggctcagctcttccccttggtgctatggggctcagctcttccccttggtgctatggggctgagctctTCCCCTTGGTGCCATAGGGCTCAGCTCATCCCcttggtgctatggggctcagctcttccccttgatgctatggggctcagctcttccccttgTGCCATAGggctcagctcttccccttggtgctatggggctcagctcttccccttggtgctatggggctcagctcttccccttgGTGCCATAGggctcagctcttccccttggtgctatggggctcagctcttccccttgGTGCCATAGggctcagctcttccccttgatgctatggggctcagctcttccccttgTGCCATAGggctcagctcttccccttggtgctatggggctcagctcttccccttggtgctatggggctcagctcttccccttggtgctatggggctcagctcttccccttgGTGCCATGGggctcagctcttccccttggtgctatggggctcagctcttccccttgTGCCATAGggctcagctcttccccttggtgctatggggctcagctcttccccttgTGCCATAGggctcagctcttccccttggtgctatggggctcagctcttccccttggtgctatggggctcagctcttccccttggtgctatggggctcagctcttccccttggtgctatggggctcagctcttccccttggtgctatggggctcagctcttccccttgGTGCCATGGggctcagctcttccccttggtgctatggggctcagccccataggGGAGAAGCTGCCCTCATTG contains the following coding sequences:
- the LETMD1 gene encoding LETM1 domain-containing protein 1 isoform X2, with translation MALSMAACRGQLWRLGPGLSCCQRDLSSQCRSLSTKAGSRSVLAALVSMAKRLTGRYERFLELTFPRFYVLHSTFTRGIHALFLEVKEIRDIRSRMAQQGLSVKQLPYRDMERLRQFRRDLIKTIPIGIISIPPFANFLVIVLMYFFPRQLLIRHFWTPQQQLEFQDTYDSIRRDSYPVVLESLVQAAHSLPDPRLQRRLQQLCSQVQCGSHPSVAELWAVRAAFASPVLALNRLQVSHVQALSRVLFLTPHLPGPILRRRLRSHVLEIRELDLALQRLSLGQLHEEELRAPPKPLSWPTVWSCSPSTTSDPRSEAQPNPSLVLPKAQPGG
- the LETMD1 gene encoding LETM1 domain-containing protein 1 isoform X1, which translates into the protein MALSMAACRGQLWRLGPGLSCCQRDLSSQCRSLSTKAGSRSVLAALVSMAKRLTGRYERFLELTFPRFYVLHSTFTRGIHALFLEVKEIRDIRSRMAQQGLSVKQLPYRDMERLRQFRRDLIKTIPIGIISIPPFANFLVIVLMYFFPRQLLIRHFWTPQQQLEFQDTYDSIRRDSYPVVLESLVQAAHSLPDPRLQRRLQQLCSQVQCGSHPSVAELWAVRAAFASPVLALNRLQVSHVQALSRVLFLTPHLPGPILRRRLRSHVLEIRELDLALQRLSLGQLHEEELRAACYLRGLNCTDLDGASCRAWLEQWLGLSCRLEASEASLLANSLVLLSLNYIRPKE